GCAAGGGCGGCGGCGGCATCGGCGCGCTGGGCGCGGGCGGCGTGGGCAAGGGCAAGGTGGGCGGCACGGTGGCCCGGGCCAGCGCGCGCACCATCGCGGCGCAGGGCTCCATCGATCGCGAGGCCGTGGCCAAGGTGGTCAACAGCCACCTGCAGGAGGTGTACGCCTGCTACGAGCGCGCGCTGCTCAAGGAGCCCGGCCTCGCCGGCAAGGTGGTGCTGGAGTGGACGATCGGCACCAACGGCCGCGTGGTGGCCACCAAGACGAAGTCCTCCACCCTGCGCAGCCCCTCGGTCGAGGCCTGCATCCTCGGGGGACTGAAGACGTGGACGTTCCCGCCCGCCAAGGGTGGCGCCGTCATCATCACCTATCCCTTCATCTTCAACTCGGTCGGCTACTGATGCGCTCCCCAGCGCGTCGGGCCGGCTTCCGCCAGGACCGAACCGTGCGAAACGCCCTGCTCCTCCTCTCGAGCCTCCTGCTGCCCGGGCTGGCCCATGCCCAGGCCGAGGCCCTCGAGAACCCCGGAACCGTCTCCGCCGTCCAGGAGCGTCAGTACCGGATGAACCACGAGCTGACGCTCGGCGTGGGCGTGCTGCCCGCGGACGCCTTCTACAAGGGCGTGCTGGGCAGCGTCGGCTACACCTACCACTTCAGCGACAGCTTCGCGTGGCAGGTGGGCCGGGGCAGCTACAGCTACAACCTGAAGACGAGCCTGCGCGAGCAGCTCGAGCGCGACTTCGACGTGGCGCCCACCAACGCCGCCTTCGAGGAGCAGGTGCAGTGGATGGTGGGCTCGGACCTGGTGTGGAGCCCCATCTACGGGAAGATGGCCATCAG
This is a stretch of genomic DNA from Archangium violaceum. It encodes these proteins:
- a CDS encoding outer membrane beta-barrel domain-containing protein, which translates into the protein MRNALLLLSSLLLPGLAHAQAEALENPGTVSAVQERQYRMNHELTLGVGVLPADAFYKGVLGSVGYTYHFSDSFAWQVGRGSYSYNLKTSLREQLERDFDVAPTNAAFEEQVQWMVGSDLVWSPIYGKMAISNRSVVHFTGFLLGGATVMKLSRSDGFRPAVNLGVGVRVFTSRNVSFRLDVTNNTVFVGGTRLIQVPTFQLSTAFNFGATE